A single region of the Melopsittacus undulatus isolate bMelUnd1 chromosome 10, bMelUnd1.mat.Z, whole genome shotgun sequence genome encodes:
- the LOC101872402 gene encoding neuropeptide Y receptor type 6-like, with protein MDKAIQDPSKILANQTISNISYSQFLNFDMCQPSFLAESLLITAYTLVTIVGLFGNLCLIVIIKRRKEAQNVTNILIANLSLSDVLICIMCIPVTVAYTLMDYWIFGEAMCKISSFIQSISVTVSIFSLVLIAIERYQLIVNPRGWKPNISHAYWGILFIWGFSLVISIPFLIFHQLTDEPFKHLSFHSDFYKNKVACIEAWPSVTERLIFTTSLLVFQYCFPLGFIFICYLRIFVCLRRRHGKIDRMRENENRLSETKRINVMLISIVVTFAACWLPLNVFNVVFDWNYEALMSCNHNLAFTICHLVAMISTCVNPVFYGFLNKNFQKDFVGLVHHCRCSASEEVYENIALSNLQTDASKGSLKLNNPPLEI; from the coding sequence ATGGATAAAGCCATTCAGGATCCCAGCAAGATTCTGGCTAATCAGACTATCTCTAACATCAGCTATTCTCAGTTCTTGAACTTTGATATGTGTCAGCCTTCCTTCCTTGCAGAATCCTTGCTTATTACAGCCTACACATTAGTTACAATCGTGGGGCTTTTTGGAAACCTTTGCCTGATTGttataataaaaagaaggaaagaagctcAAAACGTCACCAATATTTTGATTGCCAACCTCTCTTTATCAGATGTCTTGATCTGTATCATGTGTATTCCTGTCACAGTTGCATATACCTTAATGGACTACTGGATATTTGGGGAAGCTATGTGTAAAATAAGTTCCTTCATACAAAGTATATCTGTCACAGTCTCCATTTTCTCACTTGTACTGATTGCTATTGAGAGATACCAGTTAATTGTGAACCCCCGTGGCTGGAAGCCCAATATTTCACATGCTTACTGGGGAATTCTTTTCATCTGGGGGTTTTCCCTTGTAATATCCattccttttttaatatttcaccaATTAACTGATGAACCCTTCAAACACTTGTCTTTCCATAGCGATTTCTACAAGAACAAAGTTGCTTGTATTGAAGCATGGCCATCAGTTACAGAAAGACTCATTTTTACCACCAGTCTGCTGGTTTTCCAGTACTGCTTCCCACTGGGGTTTATATTTATCTGCTATCTCAGGATATTTGTATGTCTTCGAAGGAGACACGGGAAAATAGACAGGATGAGAGAGAATGAGAACAGACTGAGTGAAACCAAAAGGATTAACGTGATGTTGATATCAATTGTTGTGACTTTCGCAGCTTGCTGGTTGCCTCTCAATGTGTTCAATGTTGTTTTTGACTGGAACTACGAGGCACTAATGAGCTGTAATCATAATCTAGCATTTACAATATGCCACCTCGTGGCCATGATCTCAACGTGTGTCAATCCTGTCTTTTATGGGTTCCTCAACAAGAACTTTCAGAAGGATTTCGTAGGATTAGTTCACCACTGCAGATGCTCAGCGTCAGAAGAGGTATATGAAAATATTGCCCTTTCAAATCTCCAAACTGATGCATCAAAGGGATCTCTGAAATTAAATAATCCCCCTCTGGAGATCTAA